In one Juglans regia cultivar Chandler chromosome 11, Walnut 2.0, whole genome shotgun sequence genomic region, the following are encoded:
- the LOC108988829 gene encoding sodium/hydrogen exchanger 1-like — protein sequence MAVLETLPVLLPDLQSSSSFLSTSTIIALTVFFALLCACIVIGHLLEEHRWANESITALLLGLCSGVVVLLVSKFQSSQILVFSEDLFFLYLLPPIIFNAGFQVKKKQFFKNFTTIFLFGVFGTMISFCIISLGAYLLFKRIGVTNLGIEDYLAIGAIFSATDSVCTLQVLSQDETPLLYSIVFGEGVVNDATSIVLFNAVQTLDFSNIDALTALKLLWTFLYLFFSSTALGLVAGLISAYIIKTLYFGRHSTDREVALMMLMAYLSYMLAELLNLSGILTIFFCGIVMSHYTWHNVTESSRITTKHAFATISFIAETFIFLYVGMDALDIDKWKESNASAGTSIAVSSTLFALVLIGRAAFVFPISNITNCMKKRNNTKIELRQQFIIWWAGLMRGAVTIALSYNQFSSSKDISKEYALMITCTIIVVLFSTVVFGSVTKHLIEAMLLRHAKPAISDATDIPSLEDLNISFIENGDPSEEGNNPPPRKNSLRLLISNPTHTVHYWWRKFDDKFMRPAFGGRGFVPFVPSSPTGARDEAS from the exons ATGGCTGTGCTCGAAACCTTACCGGTTCTGCTCCCCGACCTCCAATCATCATCTTCGTTTCTTAGCACAAGCACCATCATTGCACTCACCGTCTTCTTTGCGCTCCTCTGCGCTTGCATCGTCATCGGTCATCTTCTGGAAGAGCACCGCTGGGCCAACGAATCCATCACTGCCCTCCTGCTG GGGTTGTGCTCTGGAGTGGTGGTGTTGCTGGTGAGCAAGTTTCAGAGCTCTCAAATACTAGTCTTTAGTGAGGATTTGTTCTTCCTTTATCTGCTTCCCCCAATCATTTTCAATGCCGG TTTTCAGGTCAAGAAAAAGCAATTTTTCAAGAATTTCACAACGATATTTTTGTTCGGAGTATTCGGTACAATGATTTCATTCTGTATAATATCACTAG GTGCCTATTTGCTATTTAAGAGGATTGGCGTGACAAACCTGGGTATTGAAGATTACCTAG CTATTGGTGCGATATTCTCAGCAACAGATTCAGTTTGCACTCTGCAG GTTCTCAGTCAAGATGAAACACCCTTACTTTACAGTATTGTATTCGGTGAGGGAGTGGTGAATGATGCCACCTCTATTGTGCTTTTCAATGCAGTCCAAACACTTGATTTCAGCAATATTGATGCTCTTACAGCATTGAAATTGTTGTGGACTTTCCTTTATCTCTTCTTCTCCAGTACTGCTCTTGGTTTAGTA GCGGGTCTTATAAGTGCTTATATCATCAAGACACTTTACTTTGGAAG GCATTCCACAGACCGTGAAGTTGCACTCATGATGCTTATGGCTTATTTATCATACATGTTGGCTGAG CTTTTAAATCTTAGTGGGATCTTGACAATATTCTTCTGCGGCATTGTCATGTCTCACTACACATGGCACAATGTTACAGAAAGCTCGCGGATAACAACCAA GCATGCATTTGCAACAATTTCCTTTATTGcagaaacttttatatttcTGTATGTTGGTATGGATGCCTTGGACATTGACAAATGGAAAGAGAGCAATGCAAG TGCAGGAACTTCAATTGCTGTCAGTTCAACATTGTTTGCGTTAGTGTTGATTGGAAGAGCAGCATTTGTGTTCCCTATTTCGAATATTACAAATTGCATGAAAAAGCGAAACAATACAAAGATTGAGCTTCGACAACAG TTTATAATATGGTGGGCAGGCCTAATGCGGGGTGCAGTAACTATTGCATTGTCCTATAATCAG TTTTCGAGTTCTAAAGACATATCAAAGGAATATGCACTGATGATCACTTGCACCATAATTGTTGTTCTATTTAGTACCGTG gtGTTTGGTTCCGTAACAAAGCATCTAATTGAAGCAATGCTGTTACGCCATGCAAAACCTGCAATCTCAGATGCAACTGACATTCCAAGTCTAGAAGACTTGAACATTTCATTCATCGAAAATGGCGATCCAAGTGAGGAGGGCAACAATCCACCCCCCCGCAAGAACAGCTTAAGATTGCTAATAAGTAACCCCACTCACACTGTCCATTACTGGTGGAGAAAATTTGATGACAAGTTCATGAGACCAGCATTTGGAGGACGGGGTTTTGTTCCATTTGTTCCTAGTTCTCCAACTGGTGCAAGAGACGAAGCATCTTGA